The Musa acuminata AAA Group cultivar baxijiao chromosome BXJ1-3, Cavendish_Baxijiao_AAA, whole genome shotgun sequence genome window below encodes:
- the LOC103979164 gene encoding uncharacterized protein LOC103979164: MPVLKIRSCLFLLLISALALEASVSETPSAYEMLEKFDFPKGILPEGVKSYILNGDGGFEVYLSGNCEFKVEGGYILKYDRKITGKVKSGSLMDLKGVSVKVLFAWFGINEVVRNDYDISFYVGPLSASFPVSNFDECPRCSCGFDCATALPMVS, from the coding sequence ATGCCGGTCCTCAAAATTCGATCttgtctcttcctcctcctgaTCTCCGCGCTCGCCCTCGAGGCTTCGGTTTCCGAGACTCCCTCCGCCTACGAGATGCTGGAGAAGTTCGATTTCCCCAAGGGAATCCTCCCCGAGGGCGTGAAGAGCTACATATTGAACGGGGATGGGGGCTTCGAGGTGTACCTCAGCGGGAATTGCGAGTTCAAGGTGGAGGGAGGGTACATACTCAAGTACGACCGGAAGATCACCGGGAAGGTAAAGTCGGGATCGCTGATGGACTTGAAGGGGGTGAGCGTCAAGGTCTTGTTCGCCTGGTTCGGCATCAACGAGGTGGTGAGGAACGACTACGATATCAGCTTCTACGTCGGTCCCCTCTCCGCCTCCTTCCCCGTCTCCAACTTCGATGAGTGCCCGCGATGCAGCTGCGGCTTCGACTGCGCCACCGCCCTGCCCATGGTGTCGTAA